A genome region from Deinococcus ruber includes the following:
- a CDS encoding NUDIX hydrolase N-terminal domain-containing protein, which yields MSADAPELGQRLAGIADELRSHANLGLLYVQDAHDLARYRRILELSAELAALPTPGGEALTLPMTRSAYLNNLTHIGPLLGAEALVLRGERVLLMRRTDNGLWGLPGGLVEVGETLAEAATRELLEETGLAGQATRLLLVSDTHADGGSPLHIVTATFLFGAGGEPQPTLEASEVGWFAPGEWPPLHDGHPVRLERALRALKTRETLFDAAPLNTHPAQERSAAGRPPVFSPEVEQAQKLLRTLLFGTLGRQNDRDASS from the coding sequence GTGAGCGCCGACGCGCCCGAGCTGGGCCAGCGGCTCGCCGGGATCGCCGACGAACTGCGCTCGCACGCCAATCTGGGCCTGCTGTACGTGCAGGACGCGCACGACCTTGCCCGCTACCGGCGCATTCTGGAACTGAGCGCCGAACTCGCCGCCCTGCCCACTCCCGGCGGCGAAGCGCTGACGCTGCCCATGACGCGGAGTGCCTACCTGAACAACCTGACCCACATCGGGCCGCTGCTGGGTGCAGAAGCGCTGGTGCTGCGCGGCGAACGCGTGCTGCTGATGCGCCGCACCGACAACGGCCTGTGGGGGCTGCCCGGCGGACTGGTCGAGGTGGGCGAAACACTGGCCGAAGCCGCCACCCGCGAACTGCTGGAAGAAACCGGACTGGCAGGGCAGGCCACCCGACTGCTACTCGTTTCCGATACCCACGCCGACGGCGGCAGCCCGCTGCACATCGTAACCGCCACCTTTCTGTTCGGGGCGGGCGGTGAACCTCAGCCCACGCTGGAAGCGTCCGAGGTCGGCTGGTTCGCCCCCGGCGAGTGGCCCCCGCTGCACGACGGACATCCGGTGCGGCTCGAACGGGCGCTGCGGGCACTGAAGACGCGAGAAACGCTGTTCGACGCCGCACCGCTCAACACACATCCGGCCCAGGAAAGATCGGCGGCGGGGCGGCCCCCGGTCTTCAGCCCGGAAGTCGAGCAGGCTCAGAAGCTGCTGAGAACGCTGCTCTTCGGAACGCTCGGGCGGCAGAACGACCGCGACGCCTCTTCCTGA